One genomic region from Spirosoma sp. KCTC 42546 encodes:
- a CDS encoding RNA polymerase sigma-70 factor, protein MQLTSTWRSYTATDSGTSRTMDSSSPDELEPLASDKELFIRRTFETDARMGCELLFRQHYVALCSHAVRFVGSKAIAEDLVADMFCQFYEQQIFATISTSYRAYLYKTVRNRAFNYVRQTFRRDVPLDEAQYQAITETQQPDAITQYDELYQDVEKAIESLPVQRRRIYLMNRFEGKKYGEIAGELGLSTRTIEVQIRLASHALRELLKGRWFLLILLGIRSLF, encoded by the coding sequence ATGCAGCTAACCAGCACCTGGCGATCCTACACAGCTACCGATTCGGGGACTTCACGTACTATGGATTCATCATCACCGGATGAGCTGGAGCCGCTGGCTTCCGATAAAGAGCTGTTTATCCGCCGGACTTTCGAGACCGATGCCCGAATGGGCTGTGAACTGCTTTTTCGGCAACATTACGTCGCCCTGTGCAGTCATGCTGTCCGGTTTGTTGGATCAAAAGCCATTGCTGAAGATCTGGTCGCGGATATGTTCTGTCAGTTTTATGAGCAGCAGATTTTTGCGACCATTTCCACATCCTATCGGGCTTATCTGTACAAAACGGTTCGTAATCGGGCTTTCAACTACGTACGGCAGACATTCCGGCGCGACGTACCGCTTGACGAAGCGCAGTATCAGGCCATCACCGAAACGCAGCAGCCGGACGCGATTACGCAGTATGATGAACTGTACCAGGATGTTGAGAAGGCCATTGAGTCGTTACCGGTTCAGCGTCGGCGCATTTACCTCATGAATCGGTTCGAAGGGAAAAAGTACGGTGAAATTGCGGGCGAACTTGGGCTCTCAACCCGAACCATCGAAGTGCAGATCCGGCTGGCCAGTCATGCTTTGCGCGAGTTACTGAAAGGCCGCTGGTTTTTACTGATTCTGTTGGGAATTCGTTCTCTGTTTTGA
- a CDS encoding FecR family protein, whose product MNELINKQLIFDSFAGRATALQRKLIDEWCQDPRHEELFYEWLEEWEQTHLQYVADKQAGLNRYHDFLVNLRPADTYADDTPIVPLYSRRNWLIWAVAASVAILVGCWSFQKQLLNQTYATAYGQTRLVRLSDGSQVTLNANSILRVPRFGFGSKTREVWLEGEALFSVTHTATNQRFVVKTDNGADVVVLGTEFTLYARPRGTQVVLQRGKVEFHYQQAGQEMRQITMKPGDLVDLKKNGVARLTPTAQPANYAAWSDHRYVFNETSLREVTYLFQENFGMTLEISDPETAALTVSGAYPAQSADELLQIIAEALNIQITRQGDKVLLAPQPL is encoded by the coding sequence ATGAACGAACTCATTAATAAACAACTCATTTTCGACTCCTTTGCGGGTAGGGCAACCGCCTTGCAGCGGAAGTTGATCGATGAATGGTGCCAGGACCCGCGCCATGAAGAACTGTTTTATGAGTGGCTTGAAGAATGGGAACAAACTCATCTGCAATACGTAGCCGATAAGCAGGCCGGACTAAATCGATACCACGATTTTTTAGTCAACCTCCGTCCGGCGGACACGTATGCTGATGATACCCCAATCGTACCGCTGTATTCACGGCGAAACTGGTTGATTTGGGCGGTAGCGGCATCGGTAGCGATTCTGGTGGGTTGCTGGAGTTTTCAGAAGCAATTGCTCAACCAGACCTACGCAACAGCCTACGGGCAAACGCGCCTTGTTCGGTTGTCGGATGGTAGTCAGGTGACGCTGAATGCCAATTCGATTTTACGGGTACCCCGCTTTGGGTTTGGCAGTAAAACGCGCGAAGTATGGCTGGAAGGGGAGGCCTTGTTCTCGGTCACTCATACCGCTACTAATCAACGTTTTGTTGTTAAGACAGATAACGGGGCCGACGTAGTTGTACTGGGTACGGAATTCACGCTATATGCCCGACCCCGTGGTACCCAGGTAGTCCTCCAACGGGGTAAGGTCGAATTCCACTACCAGCAGGCGGGCCAGGAAATGCGCCAGATAACCATGAAGCCCGGCGATTTGGTTGACCTGAAAAAAAATGGAGTCGCTCGTCTAACGCCAACAGCACAACCAGCCAACTATGCCGCCTGGAGCGATCATCGCTATGTGTTTAATGAGACCTCCCTGCGCGAAGTGACTTATTTATTCCAGGAAAATTTTGGTATGACGCTCGAAATTTCCGATCCCGAAACAGCCGCGCTGACGGTATCGGGCGCTTACCCGGCCCAAAGTGCTGACGAACTGCTTCAAATTATTGCTGAAGCCTTAAACATTCAGATTACCCGGCAGGGCGACAAGGTTCTGCTGGCTCCTCAACCCTTATAA
- a CDS encoding SusC/RagA family TonB-linked outer membrane protein, giving the protein MFSFLPNLPTLGLVVCLTLPGQLGTPVAWAAPQPDRSPARTADNTMRLLTDALHELKQHYGVDILYGDRLVRGLSVPVNAIDQKADLEENLKLVLKNTGLQFRKVKNGAYVITGHRADKKLTSSTKGLSDGITSTSLVELVATETNARPLTTTPLASSLQAADQVIKGQVTGETSEGLPGVNVVLKGSTRGTTTDIEGRYQLNLPETGSTLVFSLVGYTSQEVVVGSRSTIDIQLAPDNKTLSEVVVVGYGTVKKSDVTGSLGSVSAKELTAYPTINAVQGLQGRTPGVQVLQNSGEPGSNLSVRIRGGNSLQGSNEPLYVVDGFALSGAPNAISPNDIESMEVLKDASATAIYGSRGANGVILITTKRGKAGKTQVSLESYYAVQQVNKKISLMNAQEFATLANERASNDGFAAYFTPDQISAFGQTPGTDWQDVIFRKAPMQNHTVSVSGGNENTQYAVSGNYFGQQGIIRGSGYNRENFRVNLNQKLGGKVRLFYNAVLTNTDRSQLLNDNGQKGSTVISAALGSPPTIGPYDNTGNYSYIKPYAFSPNSLENPLALAEARHQKNNEVYVLTNSAISYEPVKNLTLRSSVGIENSSLRGDFYSPSVITTTPAGSATITYGSRFNFLNENTATYIPQLSKDHDLTLLGGVTYQQEKGRSFATSSTGFNYEGLETGNIGVGSNPGVPTSTSYKWVLFSYLARANYSYKGRYLFTTSIRADGSSRFGVNNKWGYFPSAAVGWRIIDEPFAQNLRTISDLKLRLSYGVTGNTALSPYQTLFTLSPVNTVYNDQLYVGQLTGAQLTNPDLKWESTAQWNAGLDIAILRNRVSFTFDYYLKNTHDLLATVPLQQSTGYTSTIQNIGQIRNSGIELGLNATLVNTKAVKWDVNVNLSRNRSQVIQLAGGSDVFGTLLQQPLSVAVNLIRVGQPVGVFYGYQENGLDEKGAIKYKDLNGDGVITLADKTVIGNPNPNFLYNFGSTVSYKNFSLNMFWLGKQGGDIFNANLTNQASSMYFGENQIKDVYTNHWTAASPNPNAKYPKISANTSFKESDRYVEDGSFLRLKSVQLAYTIPTVKWDLKWLRTAQVYVSGQNLLTFTKYSWYDPEVNTLGGSNSISLGIDQTGYPSARTYTLGARIGF; this is encoded by the coding sequence ATGTTTTCCTTTTTACCTAACCTCCCGACCCTGGGTCTGGTGGTTTGCCTGACCCTACCCGGTCAACTAGGCACCCCTGTGGCCTGGGCAGCCCCACAACCCGACCGTTCGCCCGCCAGAACAGCCGATAACACGATGCGCTTACTGACAGATGCCCTACATGAGCTCAAGCAACACTATGGGGTGGATATTCTCTACGGAGATCGGTTGGTTCGCGGGCTAAGTGTTCCGGTCAACGCTATCGATCAGAAAGCTGATTTGGAAGAGAACCTGAAACTAGTCTTGAAGAACACAGGTCTTCAATTTCGTAAGGTTAAAAATGGTGCCTACGTAATTACGGGTCACCGAGCCGACAAAAAGCTGACATCCAGCACGAAGGGATTGTCCGATGGCATTACGTCGACTTCGCTGGTGGAACTGGTAGCTACAGAAACCAATGCCAGGCCACTCACAACAACACCATTGGCCTCAAGCCTTCAGGCGGCTGATCAGGTGATTAAGGGGCAAGTAACGGGAGAAACCAGCGAAGGACTTCCCGGTGTGAACGTCGTGTTGAAAGGCTCCACGCGGGGAACCACAACGGATATTGAGGGACGCTATCAGCTAAATCTGCCCGAAACGGGAAGCACGCTTGTGTTTTCGCTCGTCGGCTATACCTCGCAGGAAGTCGTTGTTGGCTCCCGATCAACGATTGATATTCAGTTAGCACCCGATAATAAGACCCTTTCCGAAGTGGTCGTTGTGGGCTACGGGACGGTCAAAAAAAGTGACGTTACCGGGTCGCTGGGTTCGGTATCGGCCAAAGAACTGACAGCCTATCCAACCATCAATGCCGTGCAGGGGCTACAGGGGCGAACGCCCGGTGTACAGGTACTGCAAAACTCCGGTGAACCAGGCTCGAACCTGAGTGTACGGATTCGGGGCGGCAACTCGCTGCAAGGCAGCAATGAGCCGCTATACGTAGTAGACGGCTTTGCTTTATCGGGCGCACCGAATGCTATAAGTCCTAACGACATTGAGTCGATGGAGGTCTTGAAAGATGCTTCGGCAACGGCTATTTATGGATCCAGAGGGGCTAATGGCGTTATCTTAATTACGACCAAACGTGGCAAGGCTGGCAAAACGCAGGTGTCGCTGGAAAGCTATTATGCCGTGCAGCAGGTGAATAAAAAAATAAGCCTGATGAACGCCCAGGAATTTGCCACGCTGGCGAATGAGCGGGCAAGCAACGATGGCTTTGCTGCTTATTTTACGCCCGATCAGATTAGTGCCTTTGGACAGACACCGGGGACGGACTGGCAGGATGTGATTTTTCGAAAAGCGCCGATGCAGAACCACACCGTTTCGGTATCGGGCGGCAATGAAAACACGCAGTATGCCGTATCGGGCAACTATTTCGGGCAGCAGGGCATTATTCGCGGATCGGGCTATAACCGGGAAAATTTCCGGGTGAACCTGAACCAGAAGCTTGGGGGCAAAGTGCGCCTGTTTTATAATGCAGTGTTGACCAATACGGATCGTTCGCAGTTGTTGAATGACAATGGGCAAAAAGGAAGTACGGTAATATCGGCCGCTTTGGGATCACCACCTACCATTGGCCCCTATGATAATACAGGGAACTACAGCTACATAAAACCCTATGCCTTTAGCCCAAATAGCCTGGAAAATCCCCTGGCGCTGGCGGAGGCCCGGCATCAGAAGAACAACGAGGTGTATGTGCTAACTAATTCAGCAATCAGCTATGAGCCCGTTAAAAACCTGACGCTACGCTCATCGGTTGGTATTGAGAACAGTTCGCTCCGGGGCGATTTCTATTCCCCTTCTGTGATCACCACCACGCCCGCTGGTTCGGCAACCATTACGTACGGCAGTCGATTTAATTTTCTGAATGAAAATACTGCTACGTATATCCCTCAGCTTTCTAAGGATCATGATCTGACCTTATTGGGTGGTGTTACCTATCAGCAGGAAAAAGGACGCTCATTTGCCACCAGCTCCACCGGCTTCAATTACGAAGGGCTGGAGACCGGAAATATTGGTGTCGGCAGTAATCCCGGCGTGCCCACTAGTACGTCGTATAAGTGGGTTTTGTTTTCCTATCTGGCTCGGGCTAACTATTCTTATAAAGGCCGCTATTTGTTTACCACTAGTATTCGGGCAGATGGGTCCTCCCGATTTGGCGTTAATAACAAATGGGGTTATTTCCCTTCTGCAGCGGTTGGCTGGCGCATTATCGATGAGCCCTTTGCCCAAAATTTACGTACCATTTCGGATCTGAAACTTCGCCTTTCCTACGGAGTTACGGGCAACACGGCCCTTTCGCCCTATCAAACGCTATTTACGCTAAGCCCCGTTAATACGGTCTATAATGATCAGCTTTATGTGGGTCAACTAACGGGTGCCCAACTCACAAATCCCGATTTGAAATGGGAATCGACCGCACAATGGAACGCAGGCCTGGATATTGCGATCTTACGGAATCGGGTTTCATTCACATTCGATTATTACCTGAAAAATACGCACGACCTGCTGGCAACAGTGCCCCTTCAGCAGTCGACGGGCTACACCAGTACGATTCAGAACATTGGGCAAATTCGTAACAGCGGGATTGAGCTGGGGTTGAATGCAACGTTGGTCAATACCAAAGCGGTTAAATGGGATGTAAACGTAAACCTGTCCCGAAACCGTAGTCAGGTGATTCAACTGGCAGGGGGGAGTGACGTATTCGGAACCCTTCTGCAACAACCCTTATCCGTAGCTGTGAACCTGATTCGGGTTGGACAGCCAGTGGGTGTTTTCTATGGCTATCAGGAAAATGGCCTGGATGAAAAAGGCGCCATTAAGTACAAAGATCTGAACGGTGATGGCGTCATCACCCTGGCAGACAAAACGGTGATTGGCAACCCGAACCCTAATTTTCTGTACAATTTCGGGTCGACAGTTTCCTATAAAAACTTCTCGCTCAATATGTTCTGGCTGGGCAAGCAGGGAGGGGATATCTTCAATGCTAACTTAACCAACCAAGCTAGCAGCATGTATTTCGGCGAAAACCAGATCAAAGATGTCTATACCAATCACTGGACGGCTGCCAGCCCGAATCCGAACGCTAAATACCCGAAAATAAGCGCTAATACGTCGTTTAAAGAATCGGATCGATACGTAGAAGATGGCTCATTCCTGCGCCTGAAGTCCGTTCAGTTGGCCTATACCATTCCAACCGTCAAGTGGGATCTCAAATGGCTCCGGACGGCGCAGGTTTATGTGAGCGGCCAGAATCTGCTGACCTTCACTAAGTACTCCTGGTATGACCCCGAAGTGAATACACTGGGTGGATCGAATTCGATTTCGCTGGGCATCGACCAAACAGGTTACCCCTCCGCCCGAACCTACACTCTTGGTGCCCGTATTGGTTTCTAA
- a CDS encoding RagB/SusD family nutrient uptake outer membrane protein, which produces MKKFAIVCLLSTSLLTLSCNDLLVEHPESLLATTNFYKNAADANSAVSAISSTLHTTTLYGFRYVAHTTALEDYASGQGFYIPMSQYQITTPIISVTDQFWAGFYKTIDAANLALKYVPAISMDETQKKQLLGEAYFLRALAYYNLVKNFGGVPIRTKPTQDLTAIGGKRETVEAVYAQIIADLKLAETNLPLTQSLAGKPTSGSAKTMLADIYLVREQWANARDKAEEVIASQAYSLVNVKQSSDFETIFGAGVVTTSEEVFSIKFQRSVAGGSALPQFYHLPTSLWATNGFGTFFGFPTYPLLRDWADADLRKGYNLYTAGPNKAGVIVANSASQPIRFGKFKDTGAPASIASGNDFPIYRYADALLIYAEAASQASQGPTALALERLNMVHRRAYGFAPGSPSSVDFTVDGQTAASFRELVLKERAYEFIAEGKRWYDLIRSGTVKQVIKAAKGIDISNTVLLMPIPKQEIDNNPDIAPEDQNPGY; this is translated from the coding sequence ATGAAAAAATTTGCTATAGTTTGTCTCCTCAGTACGAGTTTGCTGACCCTTTCCTGTAACGATTTACTCGTCGAACATCCCGAGAGTTTGTTAGCAACCACGAACTTTTACAAAAATGCGGCTGATGCCAATTCGGCGGTAAGTGCAATATCCAGTACGCTCCATACCACTACGTTATACGGTTTCCGCTACGTGGCTCATACGACGGCCCTCGAGGATTATGCATCCGGTCAGGGGTTTTACATTCCGATGTCGCAGTATCAGATTACGACGCCCATCATTTCGGTAACGGACCAGTTTTGGGCGGGTTTTTACAAGACCATCGACGCAGCCAATCTGGCCCTAAAGTATGTTCCCGCCATTTCGATGGACGAAACGCAAAAAAAACAGTTGCTCGGTGAAGCCTATTTTTTACGGGCGCTGGCCTACTACAACCTTGTAAAAAACTTCGGTGGTGTTCCCATTCGGACCAAACCAACGCAGGATCTGACCGCCATTGGTGGCAAGCGTGAAACCGTTGAGGCTGTTTATGCCCAGATTATAGCCGATTTGAAACTAGCGGAGACGAATCTGCCGCTGACCCAATCGCTGGCTGGCAAACCCACATCGGGTTCAGCTAAAACGATGCTGGCAGATATTTATCTGGTGCGGGAGCAGTGGGCAAATGCTCGCGACAAAGCCGAAGAAGTGATTGCTTCACAGGCATACTCGCTGGTCAACGTGAAGCAATCGTCTGATTTTGAGACTATTTTTGGGGCAGGTGTTGTTACTACATCGGAAGAGGTTTTCTCCATTAAATTTCAGCGCAGTGTTGCGGGCGGTTCTGCGCTGCCCCAATTTTATCACTTGCCCACCAGCCTCTGGGCCACAAACGGATTCGGTACGTTCTTCGGTTTTCCAACCTATCCACTGTTGCGTGACTGGGCCGACGCGGATTTACGGAAAGGGTATAATCTGTATACAGCTGGACCCAATAAAGCAGGTGTTATTGTCGCAAATAGTGCTTCCCAGCCCATCCGATTTGGTAAATTTAAAGATACCGGCGCTCCTGCTTCTATCGCCAGTGGCAATGATTTTCCAATTTATCGCTATGCCGATGCGCTGCTGATTTATGCCGAAGCGGCTAGTCAGGCCAGTCAGGGGCCAACGGCGCTGGCACTGGAACGACTCAACATGGTTCACCGACGCGCCTATGGATTTGCACCGGGTAGTCCGTCATCGGTCGATTTTACAGTAGACGGCCAGACAGCGGCCAGTTTTCGGGAGCTGGTCCTGAAAGAGCGGGCTTACGAATTCATCGCAGAAGGGAAACGCTGGTATGATCTTATTCGTAGCGGAACCGTCAAACAGGTCATTAAAGCGGCTAAAGGCATCGACATTTCGAATACGGTTCTGCTGATGCCGATTCCAAAACAGGAAATCGATAATAATCCGGATATTGCCCCGGAAGACCAGAATCCAGGCTACTAA
- a CDS encoding sulfatase — MINRLNTRFWGSLLLVLSGFPVLVQAQKAPNIIVILADDLGYGDLGCYGHPTISTPNLDQMATEGMRFTEFYSGAAVCTPSRAALLTGRLPARTGVYGKGDVFRQNSASGLPLSEVTIAEMLKTKGYATGLIGKWHLGHLKEFLPTRQGFDYWFGTPYSNDMGKVFTTRKEGVYGIPPGPRANAPALPLYKNETIIEEEPDQHFLTKRYTDEVIQFIKRSKDKPFLMYYASNFPHTPLYASPDFEGKSPRGLYGDVVAELDWSVGQILKTLKQLKLDQNTLVVFTSDNGPWLPQKDHGGSAGLLFEGKNSTYEGGMRVPAIAWWPGKIKANVTTTALMSNMDLLPTIATFAKASLPKDRVLDGIDQSGVLFGQKEKARELIPYYINEQVYAIRKGAWKAHFMTHPSYSPVAPEIHTTPLLYNIDNDPSEKYDLAKDHPDIVAELTKEYEKQKAAFVLPPSEIEKVLPSPEKQ; from the coding sequence ATGATAAATCGTCTTAATACCCGTTTTTGGGGAAGCCTTCTCCTGGTACTTTCGGGCTTTCCGGTTCTGGTTCAAGCGCAGAAAGCACCTAATATTATTGTTATTCTGGCCGATGATCTTGGGTATGGTGATCTGGGATGCTACGGCCACCCAACTATTTCAACGCCTAACCTGGATCAAATGGCTACTGAAGGTATGCGCTTCACCGAGTTTTATTCAGGAGCAGCCGTTTGTACACCCAGTCGAGCCGCTTTGCTCACGGGCCGACTTCCGGCTCGCACGGGTGTGTATGGAAAAGGCGATGTGTTTCGGCAGAATTCGGCCAGCGGTTTGCCACTGAGCGAAGTGACAATAGCCGAGATGCTCAAGACGAAAGGCTATGCAACCGGATTGATCGGCAAGTGGCACTTAGGCCATCTAAAGGAATTCTTGCCGACTAGACAGGGCTTCGATTACTGGTTTGGAACGCCCTACTCCAATGATATGGGGAAAGTCTTTACCACGCGCAAAGAGGGCGTCTATGGTATACCGCCGGGTCCTCGTGCAAACGCTCCGGCTTTACCTTTGTATAAGAATGAAACCATTATTGAAGAAGAACCTGATCAGCATTTTCTGACCAAACGGTATACCGACGAAGTCATTCAGTTTATCAAACGGAGCAAAGACAAGCCGTTTCTGATGTATTACGCCAGTAACTTTCCACATACGCCCCTGTATGCCTCGCCTGATTTCGAAGGGAAAAGCCCACGAGGTTTGTATGGTGATGTTGTGGCGGAGTTAGACTGGAGTGTGGGGCAAATCCTGAAAACGCTGAAACAACTTAAATTAGATCAGAACACGCTGGTTGTGTTCACCAGCGACAATGGCCCCTGGTTGCCCCAAAAAGATCATGGTGGCTCGGCGGGGCTGCTCTTTGAAGGTAAAAATTCAACCTACGAAGGAGGCATGCGCGTTCCGGCTATTGCCTGGTGGCCCGGCAAAATTAAAGCCAACGTGACCACTACCGCCTTAATGAGCAATATGGATTTGCTTCCAACGATTGCTACGTTCGCAAAAGCAAGTTTACCCAAAGACCGAGTACTCGATGGCATTGATCAATCGGGCGTATTGTTCGGCCAGAAGGAAAAAGCCAGAGAATTAATACCTTATTACATTAATGAGCAAGTTTATGCCATTCGTAAAGGCGCCTGGAAAGCCCATTTTATGACCCACCCGTCCTATTCGCCAGTGGCCCCGGAAATTCACACAACCCCGTTGCTCTACAATATTGATAATGATCCCAGCGAAAAATACGACCTGGCAAAAGACCATCCTGATATTGTGGCAGAGTTAACGAAAGAATACGAGAAACAGAAGGCTGCTTTTGTGCTGCCACCTTCAGAAATCGAAAAGGTGCTGCCCAGCCCAGAAAAGCAATAG
- a CDS encoding sulfatase, with the protein MKKKFVYSITGLLLGLALLAMIGHGTKKEEVAPPAKPNIIFIISDDHTSQAISAYGSKLAKTPNIDRIAREGAILYNNVVANSICGPSRATLLTGQFSHRNDYKFNEKVFDINQPVFTEELQKNGYQTAWVGKMHLGSLPHGFDYLNILPGHGSYYNSDFVDSNNKTTRRMGYVTDVVTSLSTDWLDHRDASKPFFLVVGHKATHREWLPAIEDLGAYDNVTFPLPATFYDKYEGRTAAQKQDMSIDKTMILKNDLKVHADYDAKGAMASYNRFTAEQKKPFYEYYENKISKEFDEKKLSGKALVEWKYQRYMKDYLSVANSLDRNIGKLLDYLDKSGLAKNTIVVYTSDQGFYLGEHGWFDKRWIYEESLKTPFVIRYPGVIKPGSQVRQVVSNVDWAPTLLNLTGTAIPDYIQGESFLPLLKGSTKGWRDQAYYHYYEYPQPHHVAPHFGLRTDRYTLARFYGPDDFWELYDIQKDPQNLKNLYGAKGYEAITASLKTKLKEQIVKYKDDEALKLFESKL; encoded by the coding sequence ATGAAAAAAAAATTCGTCTATTCCATTACTGGATTATTGCTGGGCCTGGCTTTGCTGGCTATGATTGGTCATGGTACTAAAAAAGAGGAAGTTGCCCCACCAGCCAAACCTAACATTATTTTCATTATTTCGGACGATCATACCTCCCAGGCCATTAGTGCCTATGGAAGTAAATTGGCTAAAACACCCAACATTGACCGAATAGCTCGCGAAGGCGCCATTCTTTATAACAATGTGGTAGCCAATTCCATCTGCGGGCCTAGCCGGGCTACGTTGCTGACAGGTCAGTTTTCGCACCGGAATGACTATAAATTCAATGAGAAGGTGTTTGATATCAATCAGCCCGTTTTTACGGAGGAGCTGCAAAAAAATGGCTACCAGACCGCCTGGGTTGGCAAAATGCACCTGGGGAGTCTGCCACATGGCTTCGATTATCTGAACATACTGCCGGGACATGGTAGTTATTACAATTCCGATTTTGTCGACTCCAATAATAAGACAACCCGACGCATGGGCTATGTTACCGACGTGGTAACGAGCTTATCCACCGACTGGCTTGATCACCGGGATGCCTCAAAGCCATTCTTTCTGGTCGTGGGTCATAAGGCGACGCATCGGGAATGGTTACCAGCCATCGAAGATCTGGGCGCTTATGATAACGTCACCTTTCCGCTACCCGCTACGTTTTATGACAAATACGAAGGACGTACGGCGGCACAAAAGCAGGACATGAGTATTGATAAGACCATGATCCTGAAGAATGATTTAAAGGTACATGCCGATTATGACGCCAAAGGGGCCATGGCTTCCTATAATCGGTTTACCGCCGAGCAGAAAAAGCCATTTTACGAATATTACGAAAACAAAATCAGTAAAGAGTTTGATGAAAAGAAGCTCAGCGGCAAGGCGTTAGTCGAATGGAAATACCAGCGCTACATGAAAGATTACCTGTCGGTGGCAAATTCATTGGATCGAAACATTGGTAAGTTGCTCGATTACCTGGATAAAAGCGGACTGGCGAAAAACACGATTGTCGTTTATACGTCGGATCAGGGATTTTATCTGGGCGAACACGGTTGGTTCGATAAGCGGTGGATCTACGAAGAATCGTTGAAAACTCCCTTTGTTATTCGGTATCCAGGCGTCATCAAACCGGGTAGCCAGGTACGGCAGGTGGTTTCCAATGTCGACTGGGCACCCACGCTACTCAATTTAACCGGCACCGCTATCCCAGACTATATTCAGGGCGAATCGTTTCTGCCCTTGCTGAAAGGCTCAACGAAAGGCTGGCGCGATCAGGCCTATTACCATTATTACGAATACCCGCAACCACACCACGTAGCTCCCCATTTTGGATTACGAACCGATCGTTACACCCTGGCTCGTTTTTACGGGCCCGATGATTTCTGGGAGTTGTATGACATCCAGAAAGACCCGCAGAATTTAAAGAACCTCTATGGCGCGAAGGGGTACGAAGCCATAACAGCCTCGCTGAAAACGAAGCTGAAAGAGCAGATCGTGAAATACAAAGACGATGAAGCACTGAAGCTGTTTGAGAGTAAGCTTTGA
- a CDS encoding formylglycine-generating enzyme family protein: MCGKYVIAVLVGFTLLAGCNSTDQASKEQAAADSAAACIAKGMPSRSAAIRNAATGTGSGAGSTAGMVLIPGGTFLMGADEFPDARPVHSVTVKGFWMDEHEVTNAEFAKFVAATGYRTIAERPLNPSDYPGVPAEQLVPGSAVFTPPAQKVSLENPLRWWEYVKGASWQHPKGPNSSVKGHENEPVIHVSYDDALAYAKWAGKRLPTEAEWEFAAQGGKGNHTYYWGDELKPTGKWVANIYQGSFPDHNTTEDGFVGVAPVKSFPANPYGLYDMDGNVWEWCQDFYRPDYYTKLVKNDPQGPSDSYDPDEPGAVKRVQRGGSFLCSDEYCIRYKAGSRGKGEVSSGSNNLGFRCVRDK; the protein is encoded by the coding sequence ATGTGTGGGAAATATGTTATAGCTGTTTTAGTAGGATTTACACTTCTAGCCGGATGCAATTCAACGGATCAGGCATCGAAAGAACAGGCTGCAGCCGACTCTGCGGCAGCCTGCATTGCAAAAGGCATGCCGTCTCGGTCGGCCGCTATTCGAAATGCAGCCACTGGTACCGGATCGGGAGCAGGTAGTACGGCCGGGATGGTGTTGATTCCGGGCGGTACGTTCTTGATGGGAGCCGATGAATTTCCGGATGCACGGCCGGTTCACTCGGTTACTGTAAAAGGTTTCTGGATGGACGAGCATGAAGTCACCAATGCCGAGTTTGCCAAATTTGTCGCGGCAACAGGCTACAGAACCATCGCCGAACGCCCGCTGAATCCGAGTGACTATCCGGGTGTTCCGGCTGAGCAACTCGTACCAGGATCGGCTGTTTTTACGCCACCTGCTCAGAAAGTATCGCTGGAAAATCCGTTACGCTGGTGGGAATATGTAAAAGGCGCAAGCTGGCAGCATCCTAAAGGCCCAAACAGTTCTGTAAAAGGCCATGAGAACGAGCCCGTTATTCATGTAAGTTACGACGACGCCCTTGCCTACGCGAAATGGGCCGGGAAACGCCTGCCCACCGAAGCCGAATGGGAATTTGCCGCCCAGGGTGGCAAAGGCAACCACACCTACTATTGGGGCGATGAGTTAAAGCCTACCGGCAAATGGGTCGCTAACATCTATCAGGGCAGTTTCCCCGATCATAACACGACCGAAGATGGCTTTGTGGGTGTTGCGCCCGTGAAATCTTTCCCGGCTAATCCCTATGGTTTATACGACATGGATGGCAATGTGTGGGAATGGTGCCAGGATTTTTACCGGCCTGACTACTACACAAAATTGGTTAAAAATGACCCGCAAGGCCCATCGGACAGCTACGATCCCGACGAACCCGGTGCCGTGAAGCGTGTGCAACGGGGCGGCTCGTTCCTGTGTAGCGATGAGTATTGCATTCGTTATAAGGCAGGTAGTCGGGGTAAAGGCGAGGTAAGCAGCGGGAGTAATAATCTTGGGTTTCGCTGCGTGCGGGATAAGTAA